In one Deinococcus ruber genomic region, the following are encoded:
- a CDS encoding FAD-binding oxidoreductase, producing the protein MTMTAEPSVFSGAALQDATIQFIATFDGTCVRADDMAFDSARAVWNAAADDLRPVLLARPSGAAGVAQAVRFAARTGLPLAVRSGGHSPAGFGTVEGGMVLDLSGMKAMLIDPQTRRIRLQPGLTWGEVAAGLHEHGLAITSGDVAAVGVGGLTQGGGIGWFVRRYGLAVDRLRAAELVTADGTLLRVSETEHPEVFWALRGAGANLGVVTSLEFEAHEAGMVYGGLLAFDASEPAEAARLLGRFARIAHAAPDALTMQGMFVAAPPAPFIPPHLVGKTILMVLSCYSGALEDGAAALAPVRALGAAVDLTGPIPYPVLFQMSEEGGRRGRRHVSRSGFLRALDTDALARLTAALASMPLGLVVQVRPLGGQLARIPQDATAFGHRQAPFLVLIDQGVPDASLEDAARQHVEHLWSTLAPHASGLYGNFASDGDLRAGQPVYSSHDLARLARIKAALDPHNLFARNANIRPAAVVSV; encoded by the coding sequence ATGACCATGACCGCTGAACCGTCCGTCTTCTCCGGGGCCGCTCTCCAGGATGCCACCATCCAGTTCATCGCCACCTTCGACGGTACCTGTGTGCGGGCCGACGACATGGCGTTCGATTCGGCCCGCGCGGTCTGGAATGCCGCCGCCGACGACCTGCGCCCCGTGCTGCTCGCCCGGCCTTCCGGAGCCGCCGGTGTGGCGCAGGCGGTGCGTTTCGCGGCCCGGACGGGGCTGCCGCTGGCCGTTCGAAGCGGCGGCCACAGCCCCGCCGGATTCGGCACGGTTGAGGGCGGCATGGTGCTCGACCTCTCGGGCATGAAGGCCATGCTTATCGATCCGCAGACGCGCCGGATTCGTCTTCAGCCGGGCCTGACCTGGGGCGAAGTCGCGGCGGGGCTGCACGAGCACGGCCTGGCGATCACCTCCGGCGACGTGGCGGCAGTGGGCGTGGGCGGTCTGACGCAGGGCGGGGGCATCGGCTGGTTCGTTCGCCGCTACGGACTGGCGGTGGATCGACTGCGTGCCGCCGAACTCGTGACTGCCGACGGCACGCTGCTGCGGGTCAGCGAGACCGAACACCCCGAAGTCTTCTGGGCGTTGCGCGGGGCCGGGGCGAACCTGGGCGTCGTCACGTCGCTGGAATTCGAGGCGCATGAGGCGGGCATGGTCTACGGCGGTCTGCTGGCCTTCGACGCCTCCGAGCCTGCCGAGGCCGCCCGGCTGCTGGGCCGCTTCGCCCGGATCGCCCATGCCGCACCCGACGCCCTCACCATGCAGGGCATGTTCGTGGCCGCTCCCCCGGCTCCGTTCATTCCGCCCCATCTGGTCGGCAAGACCATTCTGATGGTGCTGAGCTGCTACAGCGGCGCGCTGGAGGACGGCGCGGCGGCGCTGGCCCCGGTTCGGGCGCTGGGCGCGGCAGTGGACTTGACCGGCCCGATTCCCTATCCGGTGCTCTTCCAGATGAGCGAGGAAGGCGGGCGGCGCGGGCGGCGCCACGTGAGCCGTTCGGGATTCCTGCGGGCGCTGGATACAGACGCGCTGGCCCGCCTGACGGCAGCGCTTGCCTCGATGCCGCTGGGCCTAGTGGTGCAGGTGCGTCCGCTGGGTGGTCAACTGGCTCGCATACCGCAGGACGCTACCGCGTTCGGCCACCGCCAGGCCCCCTTCCTGGTGCTGATCGATCAGGGCGTCCCCGACGCCTCGCTGGAGGACGCAGCCCGCCAGCACGTCGAGCATCTGTGGAGCACACTCGCTCCGCACGCCAGCGGTCTGTACGGCAACTTCGCCAGCGACGGCGATCTGCGCGCAGGCCAGCCAGTCTACTCTTCGCACGATCTGGCACGGCTCGCCCGCATCAAGGCTGCCCTCGATCCGCACAATCTGTTCGCCCGCAACGCCAATATCCGCCCAGCGGCTGTCGTGTCTGTCTGA
- a CDS encoding tetratricopeptide repeat protein — protein MKIRPSLPLFPLLALTSLAAAQPLQSRFWSDARLLPSQSRTEADLLQQKGLACPLPGTAARSDAAQQALTQLQAAVASLPQGDPGRAALQKTLDLMRRNTPTAAPSTPAASTPLTLAQALKNARTWLSVHDAAGVRAFALSTDSQSAAAADGAAMQASLLGRPDAALAALLAAHDLTPKNADTLVNLGGVLGALGLPQEALAVLQAALALKPSPSGALGISQRAVALNNQGYALLQLGRWADADRVLAQAQTLEPALSEASSNRARALLCQGNTQAAAAAFRRGSRRTSPASMPGKTGTPTASTDLPLSQPGQQPPDQTQRPPSFTFDLSHGTQTTLPVLRIPSTPGETAALADSYQALYLDLSNRALKLQRQQEAVEQQLKARSETVPAVDERRDALWWAMLSVDAQPNIAALKTQMEHSQKEPDRLWTDFWHCEGGCTIDVISRRAKTKEEFSGLCVPALQAAHNAWRGAMHNAEIDLGAYLKATYATETALAANYSDPLWHDRASLQAEIGATVLTAGYAHDAEVWARDIAQSPNCVAESDRKPSTTEQVAGPLELPRAPLCKQLFDGFSASVSLSVVGFSVSCDTFSVKVSNPGWIGAFAKLSLKTETPNWKSTVTIGVAEGASLPGTGIGLGASQGMYLTVDRQGNLLDLGMVADAGASASGKFGPIKIGKSVGGWSGKWSFIASEN, from the coding sequence ATGAAAATTCGCCCGTCTCTGCCACTGTTCCCGCTGCTTGCCCTGACGTCCCTGGCGGCGGCCCAGCCTCTCCAGAGCCGCTTCTGGAGCGATGCCCGCCTGCTCCCCTCGCAGAGCCGCACCGAGGCCGACCTGCTGCAACAGAAAGGGCTGGCCTGTCCGCTTCCGGGCACGGCAGCCCGTTCGGATGCGGCTCAGCAGGCGCTCACTCAGCTTCAGGCCGCCGTCGCGTCGTTGCCCCAGGGTGATCCTGGTCGCGCTGCCTTGCAGAAGACGCTCGATCTGATGCGGCGGAACACCCCCACAGCCGCGCCGTCCACCCCTGCCGCCAGCACACCGCTCACGCTGGCCCAGGCGCTGAAGAACGCCCGAACCTGGCTGAGCGTCCACGACGCGGCGGGCGTCAGGGCGTTCGCGCTCAGCACCGACAGCCAATCGGCGGCGGCGGCCGACGGAGCGGCGATGCAGGCGAGTCTGCTGGGCAGGCCGGACGCCGCCCTCGCCGCACTGCTGGCCGCGCACGATCTGACCCCGAAGAACGCCGACACGCTGGTGAATCTGGGCGGCGTACTGGGAGCGCTGGGTCTGCCGCAGGAAGCGCTGGCGGTGCTCCAGGCAGCCCTGGCCCTGAAGCCGTCGCCATCTGGGGCGCTGGGCATTTCGCAGCGGGCGGTGGCGCTGAACAACCAGGGTTACGCGCTGCTCCAGCTTGGCCGCTGGGCTGACGCCGACCGGGTGTTGGCCCAGGCGCAGACGCTCGAACCTGCACTCTCAGAAGCCAGCTCGAACCGGGCTCGGGCGCTGCTCTGTCAGGGCAACACCCAGGCGGCAGCCGCAGCGTTTCGGCGCGGCTCGCGGCGCACGTCCCCGGCCAGCATGCCCGGCAAGACAGGTACACCCACGGCATCCACCGATCTGCCGCTCTCCCAGCCGGGCCAGCAGCCCCCCGATCAGACGCAGCGCCCGCCCAGCTTCACCTTCGATCTGTCGCACGGCACCCAGACCACCCTGCCCGTCCTGCGAATCCCTAGCACCCCCGGCGAGACGGCGGCGCTGGCAGACAGCTATCAGGCGCTGTACCTCGATCTCAGCAACCGCGCCCTGAAGTTGCAGCGCCAGCAGGAAGCCGTCGAGCAGCAGCTCAAAGCGCGGAGTGAGACGGTGCCCGCCGTCGATGAGCGCCGGGACGCGCTGTGGTGGGCCATGCTGAGCGTCGACGCCCAGCCGAACATCGCCGCCCTCAAAACGCAGATGGAGCATTCCCAGAAGGAGCCGGACCGTCTCTGGACGGATTTCTGGCACTGCGAGGGCGGCTGCACGATCGACGTGATCAGCCGCCGCGCCAAAACCAAAGAGGAATTCAGCGGGCTGTGTGTGCCCGCACTCCAGGCCGCCCACAACGCCTGGCGCGGGGCGATGCACAACGCCGAGATCGACCTGGGCGCGTACCTGAAGGCCACCTACGCCACCGAGACGGCGCTGGCCGCCAACTACAGCGATCCGCTGTGGCACGACCGGGCGTCGCTCCAGGCCGAAATCGGGGCCACCGTGCTGACCGCCGGGTATGCCCACGACGCCGAAGTGTGGGCGCGCGACATCGCGCAGTCGCCGAACTGTGTGGCGGAGAGTGACCGGAAACCGAGCACGACGGAGCAGGTGGCCGGACCGCTGGAACTGCCGCGCGCGCCGCTGTGCAAGCAACTCTTCGACGGCTTCAGCGCCTCGGTGTCGCTGTCTGTGGTGGGCTTCTCGGTGAGCTGCGACACCTTCAGCGTCAAGGTCAGCAATCCCGGTTGGATCGGGGCCTTCGCCAAACTCAGCCTGAAGACCGAGACGCCCAACTGGAAGAGTACCGTCACCATCGGGGTGGCCGAGGGTGCGAGCCTTCCCGGCACGGGCATCGGGCTGGGCGCGTCGCAGGGCATGTACCTGACGGTGGATCGCCAGGGGAACCTACTCGACCTGGGTATGGTGGCCGACGCGGGGGCTTCGGCCAGCGGCAAATTCGGCCCGATCAAGATCGGTAAGAGCGTGGGCGGCTGGAGCGGCAAATGGAGCTTCATCGCCAGCGAGAACTGA